A DNA window from Hydra vulgaris chromosome 13, alternate assembly HydraT2T_AEP contains the following coding sequences:
- the LOC136090227 gene encoding uncharacterized protein LOC136090227, which yields MVLSSNSFKFHLPGPVHHSRFMGKGLYYLKLYLLMNEIPNLTDNEKEEITGMVLFISLFYTEWFLKAELSSLAPAQDMKAYWQMKRFEEWNLHGSEAVVSSILRHTWYLDPTLVVFALADEKCRERGDMAKKLYSLQRCPIDSFPLERQIMDQSVLKSLNFSKDEPPSLAPLITDNSWLVFDMLRHGKAETQWMKIPPEFWEFNDFYLEFRATVTGLDVVNDCSERAIKLVQDLINRANSEEKRQDTLLFTNNYKKNRKSRKKIDYEKAASKSSFFLEKI from the exons ATGGTTCTATCGTCAAATAgctttaaatttcatttaccCGGACCAGTTCACCATTCAAGATTCATGGGAAAAggtttatactatttaaaattatatcttttaatgaatgaaatCCCAAACCTCACTGacaatgaaaaagaagaaataactGGTATGGTTTTATTCATTTCTCTATTCTATACAGAGTGGTTTCTAAAAGCAGAGCTAAGCTCTTTAGCACCAGCACAG gaTATGAAAGCTTACTGGCAAATGAAAAGGTTTGAGGAATGGAATCTACATGGCTCCGAGGCTGTTGTGAGCTCTATTCTCAGACATACTTGGTATCTGGATCCCACTTTGGTAGTTTTCGCCCTCGCAGACGAAAAATGTAGGGAACGTGGTGATATGGCCAAGAAACTGTATAGTTTACAAAGATGTCCAATTGACAGTTTCCCTTTGGAGCGCCAAATAATGGACCAATCTGTATTGAAAAGTCTTAACTTCAGTAAAGATGAGCCTCCTAGTTTAGCTCCATTAATAACAGACAATTCGTGGCTAGTTTTTGACATGCTTAGACATGGAAAGGCAGAAACTCAATGGATGAAGATACCTCCAGAGTTTTGGGAATTCAATGATTTTTATCTAGAATTTAGAGCAACAGTCACGGGACTTGATGTTGTTAATGACTGCTCTGAGAGGGCAATTAAGTTAGTTCAAGACCTAATAAACAGAGCAAATTCCGAGGAGAAAAGGCAGGACACCCTTCTCTTTACAAATAATTacaagaaaaacagaaaaagtagaaaaaaaattgattacgaAAAGGCCGCTAGCAAATCTAGTTTCTTTCTAGAGAAAATctag
- the LOC136090369 gene encoding uncharacterized protein LOC136090369 produces MDPWIHGGFKVLTIQKLRIKVEKLLKEWVKLKDKRNRANPAEVKKRHLFEEQMNKVFWIGEHPHVMFEEILKDKMRRVKDKEEDIAFLKDQLGERKGFLGGRDKRYEYSVERNKRSKSNLEKELSVVLDTNDLDYLSSSSDTSDNLGQETDIDFDCNKIPNIQNSVLLPKNILESTAHTAVGEGITPHQHTALISSVIVMAGGSVANFKCSKSTSYRAAENIISAGAKEIREYIKNAVVSSDSLMTIHFDGKIVNELTAGKQLRKDRIAVLVRIDGKTELLGIPPIESSSGDNQKQAIFELMEFFGLEDKVKCICFDTTSANTGVWQGTCMRLVRQIQCPLLLIACRHHVIERHITHFWKIYPSSKTSGPQNKLFEFLKKNWNNIDNQTKELKRILLPPGTWIYTQKLAAIQFCNNVINLKIFKKVLL; encoded by the exons ATGGATCCTTGGATACATGGTGGATTTAAAGTGCTTACAATACAAAAGCTTAG gaTTAAAGTTGAGAAATTGTTAAAGGAGTGGgtgaaattaaaagataaaagaaacaGAGCAAATCCTGCTGAAGTAAAAAAGAGACATTTATTTGAAGAACAAATGAATAAAGTATTTTGGATTGGAGAACACCCTCATGTTATGTTTGAAGAAAtactaaaagataaaatgagAAGAGTGAAAGACAAGGAAGAagatattgcttttttaaaagacCAGCTTGGGGAAAGGAAAGGATTTCTTGGAGGTAGAGATAAAAGATatgagtattctgttgaaagaaataaaagaagcaaatcaaatttagaaaaagagCTATCAGTAGTGTTAGATACAAATGATTTAGATTATCTAAGTTCTTCTAGTGACACTAGCGACAATTTAGGCCAGGAAACAGATATCGACTTTGATTGTAACAAGATTCCTAATATTCAAAATTCTGTTCTTCTTCCTAAAAATATACTTGAATCTACTGCTCATACAGCAGTTGGGGAGGGTATAACACCCCACCAACATACAGCTTTGATTAGTAGTGTTATTGTCATGGCTGGTGGTTCTGTAGCAAACTTCAAGTGTTCTAAATCCACATCTTACAGAGCTGCAGAGAACATAATATCTGCCGGAGCAAAAGAAATAAGggaatatataaaaaacgcTGTAGTTTCATCAGACTCACTAATGACCATACACTTTGATGGAAAAATAGTCAATGAATTGACGGCCGGAAAGCAATTAAGAAAAGATAGAATTGCAGTTTTGGTAAGAATTGATGGGAAAACAGAACTACTTGGCATTCCTCCAATAGAGTCTAGTTCAGGGGATAATCAAAAGCAAGCTATTTTTGAATTAATGGAGTTTTTTGGATTAGAAGATAAAGTTAAATGTATCTGCTTTGACACAACTTCAGCAAATACAGGTGTTTGGCAAGGTACTTGCATGAGATTAGTTCGTCAAATTCAATGCCCATTGTTGCTGATTGCATGTAGGCATCATGTAATTGAGCGGCACATAACTCATTTCTGGAAGATTTACCCTAGCAGCAAAACTTCTGGTCCACAAAACAAACTAtttgaatttctaaaaaaaaattggaacaatATAGATAATCAAACTAAGGAACTGAAAAGAATATTATTACCACCTGGAACATGGATATATACTCAAAAATTAGCTGCTATTCAGTTTTGTAATAATGTGATCAAtttaaagatctttaaaaaggtgctattataa